From Musa acuminata AAA Group cultivar baxijiao chromosome BXJ3-8, Cavendish_Baxijiao_AAA, whole genome shotgun sequence, one genomic window encodes:
- the LOC103995570 gene encoding uncharacterized protein LOC103995570 isoform X2 yields MGSEGGGGRFFHLFDWNRKSRKKLFSGGNASSENTVQGNKIDDNVPASRFHLIDQDEFEGVSSAKESSHHSGASTTDEEGNAFKTPGVIARLMGLDYVPTSGISEPYSTPLHGSRLLQDDNIHKRGTERFNNDNFYSVDKRSDIHSGKPESKSQKMPSSPIERFQTETLPPRMAKTIAITHHKLLSPVKNPGFISSKNASYIIEAAAKILESELHGASTGRVQPLKSPLNHSKVCESNGIIAIPKKISMLSESLEGIAGTGAPASVGGQTLKRNSKGLKDSTVGRPFPSAAEVDPSGAKGKGKLVSLATETKVNAQRRDGSSTKSGNTIMLKNKEECTLNKPSKSPSNDQKNNQHKRASTVNGSHVLRQNNRKQNCASGKSKLPLPSSISEQQGIKILPGGASSENNKIVSKLPGNAKVGYMKKDLGTADLDKDKLPSGHKNFTRKKRLVEQRSSSIRCRPSDDIPLGSQGKQVQHNVVMDGHPGLHDDNTRSVTDVVSFTFTSPMKRPISGSQASNHEVKNQEKKNDYFSETREVDSRMSSHLKLHVVDGDSLGILIERKLRELSSGAKSPYCTLFRGGSGLAYASVLDDSTSALNVPSVAAAEQKTESLNLSFSDELSGSFDSDSLASDQVECISHELQNVDRMEYQSSMMDDKKSNHQGQSAISCYSIEGWQSTHGLKMGISSSSIQARDMVDQICMNRTSLMEPELGISDAASSSVHGELVLEINACDHANPCKQELEYVKDILTNTGFTFKNLIPRPFDHSFEILDPILFDKLEETKTFAAYEGEEENLKTRRRMLFDSVNECLDLKCSHYFRAGYRSWARGVAVAKGLAEELYKEISGWKSGGDWMVDELVDKDMSTRLGSWTTFEIEAFEAGVEFETEVLSCLLDEVVADLS; encoded by the exons ATGGGTTCGGAGGGTGGAGGCGGTCGTTTCTTTCATCTGTTTGATTGGAACAGGAAGTCGCGCAAGAAATTGTTCTCAGGTGGAAATGCTTCATCTG AGAACACAGTCCAGGGGAATAAGATCGACGATAATGTGCCAGCCTCACGATTCCATCTG ATTGATCAAGATGAGTTTGAAGGAGTCTCGAGTGCCAAAGAGAGCAGTCACCACAGCGGTGCTTCAACAACTGATGAAGAGGGAAATGCATTCAAGACTCCTGGGGTCATAGCCAGGCTTATGGGTTTGGATTATGTACCAACTTCAGGCATTTCCGAGCCTTATTCGACACCTTTGCATGGCTCACGTTTGCTTCAGGATGACAATATACACAAAAGAGGTACTGAAAGATTCAATAATGATAATTTCTACTCTGTGGATAAAAGAAGTGACATCCATTCTGGGAAGCCAGAATCGAAGTCCCAAAAGATGCCAAGCAGCCCAATTGAGAGATTCCAAACAGAAACGCTTCCTCCTAGAATGGCTAAAACAATTGCAATCACCCACCACAAATTACTTTCTCCTGTTAAAAATCCAGGTTTCATCTCTTCTAAGAATGCATCATATATAATTGAAGCAGCAGCAAAGATTCTTGAATCTGAGCTTCATGGGGCTAGCACGGGTAGAGTTCAGCCTCTCAAGTCACCCTTGAATCATTCAAAAGTTTGTGAATCAAATGGGATCATAGCAATACCTAAAAAGATATCAATGCTTTCAGAATCACTTGAAGGAATTGCTGGGACAGGTGCTCCTGCATCTGTCGGAGGGCAGACTTTGAAAAGAAATTCCAAGGGGCTAAAAGACAGTACAGTTGGTCGACCCTTCCCAAGTGCTGCGGAGGTTGATCCTTCTGGTGCCAAAGGTAAGGGGAAGCTAGTCTCCCTTGCAACAGAAACAAAGGTGAATGCTCAGAGAAGGGATGGTTCAAGCACAAAGAGTGGGAACACAATAATGCTGAAGAATAAAGAGGAATGTACCTTGAACAAACCATCAAAGAGCCCGTCAAATGACCAAAAGAATAACCAGCATAAGAGGGCTTCTACCGTAAATGGTTCTCATGTTCTGAGACAAAATAATCGTAAGCAGAACTGCGCATCAGGGAAAAGCAAGTTACCTTTGCCATCATCGATTTCTGAGCAGCAGGGAATAAAAATCCTTCCTGGAGGTGCTTCTTCTGAAAACAACAAGATTGTAAGTAAGCTTCCAGGAAATGCTAAAGTTGGCTACATGAAGAAGGATTTAGGAACTGCTGATCTTGACAAGGATAAATTGCCATCAGGTCACAAGAACTTCACACGCAAGAAAAGATTGGTAGAGCAGAGATCATCTTCCATAAGATGCCGGCCTTCTGATGACATTCCTTTGGGTAGCCAAGGAAAACAGGTTCAGCATAATGTTGTGATGGATGGACATCCAGGACTGCATGATGACAACACACGAAGTGTTACAGATGTTGTATCATTTACTTTCACTTCCCCTATGAAAAGGCCAATATCTGGATCACAGGCTTCCAATCATGAGGTGAAAAACCAGGAAAAAAAGAATGATTATTTCAGTGAAACCCGTGAAGTAGACAGCAGAATGTCATCCCATCTCAAACTACATGTGGTAGATGGTGATTCTTTGGGTATCCTAATAGAAAGAAAGTTGCGAGAATTATCATCAGGGGCTAAGTCACCCTACTGTACATTATTTAGAGGAGGCAGTGGTTTAGCATATGCATCTGTTTTGGATGATTCAACTTCTGCTCTTAATGTTCCTAGTGTTGCAGCTGCTGAGCAAAAAACAGAATCCTTAAACTTGTCCTTCAGTGATGAATTATCTGGTAGCTTTGATTCAGATTCTTTAGCTAGTGATCAGGTAGAATGCATAAGCCATGAACTGCAG AATGTGGACCGGATGGAATATCAAAGTAGCATGATGGATGATAAGAAGAGTAACCATCAAGGTCAGAGTGCCATTTCCTGCTACTCAATTGAGGGCTGGCAAAGTACTCATG GACTCAAGATGGGCATCtcttcttcctccattcaagctcGAGACATGGTAGATCAGATTTGCATGAACAGAACATCATTGATGGAGCCTGAGTTGGGGATATCTGATGCAGCATCATCGTCTGTGCATGGAGAACTAGTCTTGGAAATCAACGCTTGTGATCATGCTAATCCATGCAAGCAGGAATTGGAGTATGTGAAGGACATATTAACCAACACAGGATTTACATTCAAGAACTTGATACCTCGACCTTTCGACCATTCTTTCGAGATACTTGATCCCATACTTTTTGACAAGCTGGAAGAGACCAAAACTTTTGCGGCAtacgaaggagaggaagagaacctCAAGACGAGGAGAAGGATGTTGTTCGATTCAGTGAACGAATGCTTGGATCTGAAGTGCAGCCATTATTTCCGAGCAGGTTATCGTTCGTGGGCAAGAGGAGTCGCCGTCGCAAAGGGGttggcagaggagctctacaaggAGATATCAGGCTGGAAGAGTGGCGGAGACTGGATGGTGGACGAGCTCGTGGACAAAGACATGAGCACTCGTTTGGGGAGCTGGACTACTTTCGAAATCGAAGCATTTGAAGCAGGAGTGGAGTTCGAAACAGAGGTTTTGAGTTGCTTGCTTGATGAGGTTGTTGCTGATTTATCATGA
- the LOC103995569 gene encoding uncharacterized protein LOC103995569 isoform X2, whose amino-acid sequence MPRSQCEMGEERSMGSGGSGEPTAACSTSAAASPTGVKRGRDPEEEVYLDNFHSHKRYLSEIMASSLNGLSVEDSLAAENLMESPARSESACYPRDEIALQYSPMSEDSDDCRYCETPLHTTISQSDAMSSPTSPVSPHRHQNPFSTFATATQYPLNTCNVAAVMCSHPRQRGSDSEGRFPSSPNDMCHTTDLRRAALLRSVQMRAQPHCSVAYELPFSSGQENMQSTEPGEDRSFSCVKGLDDETCYQSTENEADYIEECSSSLGRLSDSKLGHK is encoded by the exons ATGCCGAGAAGCCAGTGTGAGATGGGAGAAGAAAGATCGATGGGCAGCGGTGGCAGTGGCGAGCCGACGGCGGCCTGCTCGACTTCGGCGGCGGCGTCGCCGACCGGGGTGAAGAGGGGCAGAGACCCCGAGGAGGAGGTCTACCTGGACAACTTCCATTCGCACAAGCGTTATCTCAGTGAG ATAATGGCTTCCAGCCTTAATGGGTTATCGGTTGAAGATTCTTTAGCTGCTGAGAATCTCATGGAATCTCCGGCCAGGTCTGAGAGTGCTTGTTACCCAAG GGATGAGATTGCCTTGCAGTACTCTCCAATGTCTGAAGATTCAGATGACTGCCGTTACTGCGAAACCCCATTGCACACCACAATTTCACAGTCCGATGCCATGAGCAGTCCCACTAGTCCGGTCTCACCACACCGCCATCAGAATCCTTTCTCGACATTCGCCACAGCCACCCAATACCCACTCAATACCTGCAATGTTGCTGCTGTCATGTGTTCCCATCCACGCCAACGTGGGTCAGACTCGGAAGGCAGGTTTCCTTCATCACCGAATGACATGTGCCACACAACGGACCTAAGGCGGGCTGCGCTTTTGCGCTCGGTGCAGATGAGGGCACAGCCACATTGTTCGGTGGCATATGAGTTGCCGTTCAGCAGCGGGCAAGAGAACATGCAGAGCACCGAACCGGGTGAAGACCGATCCTTCTCCTGTGTAAAAGGTCTAGACGACGAGACATGTTATCAAAGCACTGAGAATGAAGCGGACTATATTGAGGAATGCTCGTCGTCGTTGGGACGTCTTTCGGATTCCAAGCTTGGTCACAAATAG
- the LOC103995570 gene encoding uncharacterized protein LOC103995570 isoform X3: MGSEGGGGRFFHLFDWNRKSRKKLFSGGNASSDISLAENTVQGNKIDDNVPASRFHLIDQDEFEGVSSAKESSHHSGASTTDEEGNAFKTPGVIARLMGLDYVPTSGISEPYSTPLHGSRLLQDDNIHKRGTERFNNDNFYSVDKRSDIHSGKPESKSQKMPSSPIERFQTETLPPRMAKTIAITHHKLLSPVKNPGFISSKNASYIIEAAAKILESELHGASTGRVQPLKSPLNHSKVCESNGIIAIPKKISMLSESLEGIAGTGAPASVGGQTLKRNSKGLKDSTVGRPFPSAAEVDPSGAKGKGKLVSLATETKVNAQRRDGSSTKSGNTIMLKNKEECTLNKPSKSPSNDQKNNQHKRASTVNGSHVLRQNNRKQNCASGKSKLPLPSSISEQQGIKILPGGASSENNKIVSKLPGNAKVGYMKKDLGTADLDKDKLPSGHKNFTRKKRLVEQRSSSIRCRPSDDIPLGSQGKQVQHNVVMDGHPGLHDDNTRSVTDVVSFTFTSPMKRPISGSQASNHEVKNQEKKNDYFSETREVDSRMSSHLKLHVVDGDSLGILIERKLRELSSGAKSPYCTLFRGGSGLAYASVLDDSTSALNVPSVAAAEQKTESLNLSFSDELSGSFDSDSLASDQNVDRMEYQSSMMDDKKSNHQGQSAISCYSIEGWQSTHGLKMGISSSSIQARDMVDQICMNRTSLMEPELGISDAASSSVHGELVLEINACDHANPCKQELEYVKDILTNTGFTFKNLIPRPFDHSFEILDPILFDKLEETKTFAAYEGEEENLKTRRRMLFDSVNECLDLKCSHYFRAGYRSWARGVAVAKGLAEELYKEISGWKSGGDWMVDELVDKDMSTRLGSWTTFEIEAFEAGVEFETEVLSCLLDEVVADLS, translated from the exons ATGGGTTCGGAGGGTGGAGGCGGTCGTTTCTTTCATCTGTTTGATTGGAACAGGAAGTCGCGCAAGAAATTGTTCTCAGGTGGAAATGCTTCATCTG ATATTTCGCTTGCAGAGAACACAGTCCAGGGGAATAAGATCGACGATAATGTGCCAGCCTCACGATTCCATCTG ATTGATCAAGATGAGTTTGAAGGAGTCTCGAGTGCCAAAGAGAGCAGTCACCACAGCGGTGCTTCAACAACTGATGAAGAGGGAAATGCATTCAAGACTCCTGGGGTCATAGCCAGGCTTATGGGTTTGGATTATGTACCAACTTCAGGCATTTCCGAGCCTTATTCGACACCTTTGCATGGCTCACGTTTGCTTCAGGATGACAATATACACAAAAGAGGTACTGAAAGATTCAATAATGATAATTTCTACTCTGTGGATAAAAGAAGTGACATCCATTCTGGGAAGCCAGAATCGAAGTCCCAAAAGATGCCAAGCAGCCCAATTGAGAGATTCCAAACAGAAACGCTTCCTCCTAGAATGGCTAAAACAATTGCAATCACCCACCACAAATTACTTTCTCCTGTTAAAAATCCAGGTTTCATCTCTTCTAAGAATGCATCATATATAATTGAAGCAGCAGCAAAGATTCTTGAATCTGAGCTTCATGGGGCTAGCACGGGTAGAGTTCAGCCTCTCAAGTCACCCTTGAATCATTCAAAAGTTTGTGAATCAAATGGGATCATAGCAATACCTAAAAAGATATCAATGCTTTCAGAATCACTTGAAGGAATTGCTGGGACAGGTGCTCCTGCATCTGTCGGAGGGCAGACTTTGAAAAGAAATTCCAAGGGGCTAAAAGACAGTACAGTTGGTCGACCCTTCCCAAGTGCTGCGGAGGTTGATCCTTCTGGTGCCAAAGGTAAGGGGAAGCTAGTCTCCCTTGCAACAGAAACAAAGGTGAATGCTCAGAGAAGGGATGGTTCAAGCACAAAGAGTGGGAACACAATAATGCTGAAGAATAAAGAGGAATGTACCTTGAACAAACCATCAAAGAGCCCGTCAAATGACCAAAAGAATAACCAGCATAAGAGGGCTTCTACCGTAAATGGTTCTCATGTTCTGAGACAAAATAATCGTAAGCAGAACTGCGCATCAGGGAAAAGCAAGTTACCTTTGCCATCATCGATTTCTGAGCAGCAGGGAATAAAAATCCTTCCTGGAGGTGCTTCTTCTGAAAACAACAAGATTGTAAGTAAGCTTCCAGGAAATGCTAAAGTTGGCTACATGAAGAAGGATTTAGGAACTGCTGATCTTGACAAGGATAAATTGCCATCAGGTCACAAGAACTTCACACGCAAGAAAAGATTGGTAGAGCAGAGATCATCTTCCATAAGATGCCGGCCTTCTGATGACATTCCTTTGGGTAGCCAAGGAAAACAGGTTCAGCATAATGTTGTGATGGATGGACATCCAGGACTGCATGATGACAACACACGAAGTGTTACAGATGTTGTATCATTTACTTTCACTTCCCCTATGAAAAGGCCAATATCTGGATCACAGGCTTCCAATCATGAGGTGAAAAACCAGGAAAAAAAGAATGATTATTTCAGTGAAACCCGTGAAGTAGACAGCAGAATGTCATCCCATCTCAAACTACATGTGGTAGATGGTGATTCTTTGGGTATCCTAATAGAAAGAAAGTTGCGAGAATTATCATCAGGGGCTAAGTCACCCTACTGTACATTATTTAGAGGAGGCAGTGGTTTAGCATATGCATCTGTTTTGGATGATTCAACTTCTGCTCTTAATGTTCCTAGTGTTGCAGCTGCTGAGCAAAAAACAGAATCCTTAAACTTGTCCTTCAGTGATGAATTATCTGGTAGCTTTGATTCAGATTCTTTAGCTAGTGATCAG AATGTGGACCGGATGGAATATCAAAGTAGCATGATGGATGATAAGAAGAGTAACCATCAAGGTCAGAGTGCCATTTCCTGCTACTCAATTGAGGGCTGGCAAAGTACTCATG GACTCAAGATGGGCATCtcttcttcctccattcaagctcGAGACATGGTAGATCAGATTTGCATGAACAGAACATCATTGATGGAGCCTGAGTTGGGGATATCTGATGCAGCATCATCGTCTGTGCATGGAGAACTAGTCTTGGAAATCAACGCTTGTGATCATGCTAATCCATGCAAGCAGGAATTGGAGTATGTGAAGGACATATTAACCAACACAGGATTTACATTCAAGAACTTGATACCTCGACCTTTCGACCATTCTTTCGAGATACTTGATCCCATACTTTTTGACAAGCTGGAAGAGACCAAAACTTTTGCGGCAtacgaaggagaggaagagaacctCAAGACGAGGAGAAGGATGTTGTTCGATTCAGTGAACGAATGCTTGGATCTGAAGTGCAGCCATTATTTCCGAGCAGGTTATCGTTCGTGGGCAAGAGGAGTCGCCGTCGCAAAGGGGttggcagaggagctctacaaggAGATATCAGGCTGGAAGAGTGGCGGAGACTGGATGGTGGACGAGCTCGTGGACAAAGACATGAGCACTCGTTTGGGGAGCTGGACTACTTTCGAAATCGAAGCATTTGAAGCAGGAGTGGAGTTCGAAACAGAGGTTTTGAGTTGCTTGCTTGATGAGGTTGTTGCTGATTTATCATGA
- the LOC103995569 gene encoding uncharacterized protein LOC103995569 isoform X1 produces the protein MPRSQCEMGEERSMGSGGSGEPTAACSTSAAASPTGVKRGRDPEEEVYLDNFHSHKRYLSEVPPSPPIMASSLNGLSVEDSLAAENLMESPARSESACYPRDEIALQYSPMSEDSDDCRYCETPLHTTISQSDAMSSPTSPVSPHRHQNPFSTFATATQYPLNTCNVAAVMCSHPRQRGSDSEGRFPSSPNDMCHTTDLRRAALLRSVQMRAQPHCSVAYELPFSSGQENMQSTEPGEDRSFSCVKGLDDETCYQSTENEADYIEECSSSLGRLSDSKLGHK, from the exons ATGCCGAGAAGCCAGTGTGAGATGGGAGAAGAAAGATCGATGGGCAGCGGTGGCAGTGGCGAGCCGACGGCGGCCTGCTCGACTTCGGCGGCGGCGTCGCCGACCGGGGTGAAGAGGGGCAGAGACCCCGAGGAGGAGGTCTACCTGGACAACTTCCATTCGCACAAGCGTTATCTCAGTGAGGTACCACCATCACCACCG ATAATGGCTTCCAGCCTTAATGGGTTATCGGTTGAAGATTCTTTAGCTGCTGAGAATCTCATGGAATCTCCGGCCAGGTCTGAGAGTGCTTGTTACCCAAG GGATGAGATTGCCTTGCAGTACTCTCCAATGTCTGAAGATTCAGATGACTGCCGTTACTGCGAAACCCCATTGCACACCACAATTTCACAGTCCGATGCCATGAGCAGTCCCACTAGTCCGGTCTCACCACACCGCCATCAGAATCCTTTCTCGACATTCGCCACAGCCACCCAATACCCACTCAATACCTGCAATGTTGCTGCTGTCATGTGTTCCCATCCACGCCAACGTGGGTCAGACTCGGAAGGCAGGTTTCCTTCATCACCGAATGACATGTGCCACACAACGGACCTAAGGCGGGCTGCGCTTTTGCGCTCGGTGCAGATGAGGGCACAGCCACATTGTTCGGTGGCATATGAGTTGCCGTTCAGCAGCGGGCAAGAGAACATGCAGAGCACCGAACCGGGTGAAGACCGATCCTTCTCCTGTGTAAAAGGTCTAGACGACGAGACATGTTATCAAAGCACTGAGAATGAAGCGGACTATATTGAGGAATGCTCGTCGTCGTTGGGACGTCTTTCGGATTCCAAGCTTGGTCACAAATAG
- the LOC135645132 gene encoding prefoldin subunit 2-like, with protein sequence MASKSSSDSREPVNEQIILNTYANMRSEINQIYSKITELEMEVSEHSLVIGAIQPLDPSRRCYRIVGGVLVERTIKEVVPAVQRNKEGLEEVIARLNEALENKKKEISEFELKYKIKIKKADSETKEDPNLKEGSAQGVLVGPAS encoded by the coding sequence ATGGCCAGCAAATCTAGCAGTGATAGTCGGGAGCCAGTGAATGAGCAAATTATTTTAAACACATATGCAAACATGCGGTCAGAAATTAACCAGATCTACTCAAAGATCACTGAGCTAGAGATGGAAGTCAGTGAACACTCTCTTGTAATAGGTGCCATACAACCACTTGATCCATCACGCCGCTGCTACCGGATCGTTGGTGGTGTGCTGGTCGAGAGGACAATCAAGGAAGTCGTGCCTGCTGTGCAGCGCAACAAGGAAGGTCTCGAGGAGGTCATTGCTCGCCTCAACGAGGCACTGGAGAATAAGAAGAAGGAGATTTCAGAATTTGAATTGAAGTATAAGATCAAGATAAAGAAAGCTGACAGCGAGACCAAGGAGGATCCCAACCTAAAAGAAGGTTCTGCGCAGGGGGTTCTTGTAGGCCCTGCAAGCTAA
- the LOC103995570 gene encoding uncharacterized protein LOC103995570 isoform X1 gives MGSEGGGGRFFHLFDWNRKSRKKLFSGGNASSDISLAENTVQGNKIDDNVPASRFHLIDQDEFEGVSSAKESSHHSGASTTDEEGNAFKTPGVIARLMGLDYVPTSGISEPYSTPLHGSRLLQDDNIHKRGTERFNNDNFYSVDKRSDIHSGKPESKSQKMPSSPIERFQTETLPPRMAKTIAITHHKLLSPVKNPGFISSKNASYIIEAAAKILESELHGASTGRVQPLKSPLNHSKVCESNGIIAIPKKISMLSESLEGIAGTGAPASVGGQTLKRNSKGLKDSTVGRPFPSAAEVDPSGAKGKGKLVSLATETKVNAQRRDGSSTKSGNTIMLKNKEECTLNKPSKSPSNDQKNNQHKRASTVNGSHVLRQNNRKQNCASGKSKLPLPSSISEQQGIKILPGGASSENNKIVSKLPGNAKVGYMKKDLGTADLDKDKLPSGHKNFTRKKRLVEQRSSSIRCRPSDDIPLGSQGKQVQHNVVMDGHPGLHDDNTRSVTDVVSFTFTSPMKRPISGSQASNHEVKNQEKKNDYFSETREVDSRMSSHLKLHVVDGDSLGILIERKLRELSSGAKSPYCTLFRGGSGLAYASVLDDSTSALNVPSVAAAEQKTESLNLSFSDELSGSFDSDSLASDQVECISHELQNVDRMEYQSSMMDDKKSNHQGQSAISCYSIEGWQSTHGLKMGISSSSIQARDMVDQICMNRTSLMEPELGISDAASSSVHGELVLEINACDHANPCKQELEYVKDILTNTGFTFKNLIPRPFDHSFEILDPILFDKLEETKTFAAYEGEEENLKTRRRMLFDSVNECLDLKCSHYFRAGYRSWARGVAVAKGLAEELYKEISGWKSGGDWMVDELVDKDMSTRLGSWTTFEIEAFEAGVEFETEVLSCLLDEVVADLS, from the exons ATGGGTTCGGAGGGTGGAGGCGGTCGTTTCTTTCATCTGTTTGATTGGAACAGGAAGTCGCGCAAGAAATTGTTCTCAGGTGGAAATGCTTCATCTG ATATTTCGCTTGCAGAGAACACAGTCCAGGGGAATAAGATCGACGATAATGTGCCAGCCTCACGATTCCATCTG ATTGATCAAGATGAGTTTGAAGGAGTCTCGAGTGCCAAAGAGAGCAGTCACCACAGCGGTGCTTCAACAACTGATGAAGAGGGAAATGCATTCAAGACTCCTGGGGTCATAGCCAGGCTTATGGGTTTGGATTATGTACCAACTTCAGGCATTTCCGAGCCTTATTCGACACCTTTGCATGGCTCACGTTTGCTTCAGGATGACAATATACACAAAAGAGGTACTGAAAGATTCAATAATGATAATTTCTACTCTGTGGATAAAAGAAGTGACATCCATTCTGGGAAGCCAGAATCGAAGTCCCAAAAGATGCCAAGCAGCCCAATTGAGAGATTCCAAACAGAAACGCTTCCTCCTAGAATGGCTAAAACAATTGCAATCACCCACCACAAATTACTTTCTCCTGTTAAAAATCCAGGTTTCATCTCTTCTAAGAATGCATCATATATAATTGAAGCAGCAGCAAAGATTCTTGAATCTGAGCTTCATGGGGCTAGCACGGGTAGAGTTCAGCCTCTCAAGTCACCCTTGAATCATTCAAAAGTTTGTGAATCAAATGGGATCATAGCAATACCTAAAAAGATATCAATGCTTTCAGAATCACTTGAAGGAATTGCTGGGACAGGTGCTCCTGCATCTGTCGGAGGGCAGACTTTGAAAAGAAATTCCAAGGGGCTAAAAGACAGTACAGTTGGTCGACCCTTCCCAAGTGCTGCGGAGGTTGATCCTTCTGGTGCCAAAGGTAAGGGGAAGCTAGTCTCCCTTGCAACAGAAACAAAGGTGAATGCTCAGAGAAGGGATGGTTCAAGCACAAAGAGTGGGAACACAATAATGCTGAAGAATAAAGAGGAATGTACCTTGAACAAACCATCAAAGAGCCCGTCAAATGACCAAAAGAATAACCAGCATAAGAGGGCTTCTACCGTAAATGGTTCTCATGTTCTGAGACAAAATAATCGTAAGCAGAACTGCGCATCAGGGAAAAGCAAGTTACCTTTGCCATCATCGATTTCTGAGCAGCAGGGAATAAAAATCCTTCCTGGAGGTGCTTCTTCTGAAAACAACAAGATTGTAAGTAAGCTTCCAGGAAATGCTAAAGTTGGCTACATGAAGAAGGATTTAGGAACTGCTGATCTTGACAAGGATAAATTGCCATCAGGTCACAAGAACTTCACACGCAAGAAAAGATTGGTAGAGCAGAGATCATCTTCCATAAGATGCCGGCCTTCTGATGACATTCCTTTGGGTAGCCAAGGAAAACAGGTTCAGCATAATGTTGTGATGGATGGACATCCAGGACTGCATGATGACAACACACGAAGTGTTACAGATGTTGTATCATTTACTTTCACTTCCCCTATGAAAAGGCCAATATCTGGATCACAGGCTTCCAATCATGAGGTGAAAAACCAGGAAAAAAAGAATGATTATTTCAGTGAAACCCGTGAAGTAGACAGCAGAATGTCATCCCATCTCAAACTACATGTGGTAGATGGTGATTCTTTGGGTATCCTAATAGAAAGAAAGTTGCGAGAATTATCATCAGGGGCTAAGTCACCCTACTGTACATTATTTAGAGGAGGCAGTGGTTTAGCATATGCATCTGTTTTGGATGATTCAACTTCTGCTCTTAATGTTCCTAGTGTTGCAGCTGCTGAGCAAAAAACAGAATCCTTAAACTTGTCCTTCAGTGATGAATTATCTGGTAGCTTTGATTCAGATTCTTTAGCTAGTGATCAGGTAGAATGCATAAGCCATGAACTGCAG AATGTGGACCGGATGGAATATCAAAGTAGCATGATGGATGATAAGAAGAGTAACCATCAAGGTCAGAGTGCCATTTCCTGCTACTCAATTGAGGGCTGGCAAAGTACTCATG GACTCAAGATGGGCATCtcttcttcctccattcaagctcGAGACATGGTAGATCAGATTTGCATGAACAGAACATCATTGATGGAGCCTGAGTTGGGGATATCTGATGCAGCATCATCGTCTGTGCATGGAGAACTAGTCTTGGAAATCAACGCTTGTGATCATGCTAATCCATGCAAGCAGGAATTGGAGTATGTGAAGGACATATTAACCAACACAGGATTTACATTCAAGAACTTGATACCTCGACCTTTCGACCATTCTTTCGAGATACTTGATCCCATACTTTTTGACAAGCTGGAAGAGACCAAAACTTTTGCGGCAtacgaaggagaggaagagaacctCAAGACGAGGAGAAGGATGTTGTTCGATTCAGTGAACGAATGCTTGGATCTGAAGTGCAGCCATTATTTCCGAGCAGGTTATCGTTCGTGGGCAAGAGGAGTCGCCGTCGCAAAGGGGttggcagaggagctctacaaggAGATATCAGGCTGGAAGAGTGGCGGAGACTGGATGGTGGACGAGCTCGTGGACAAAGACATGAGCACTCGTTTGGGGAGCTGGACTACTTTCGAAATCGAAGCATTTGAAGCAGGAGTGGAGTTCGAAACAGAGGTTTTGAGTTGCTTGCTTGATGAGGTTGTTGCTGATTTATCATGA